In Eremothecium gossypii ATCC 10895 chromosome IV, complete sequence, the genomic stretch CTGCCCTGATGAAATACACGACATTTGGTATCATATCTTTGTTCCTAAGCGTAACATGGGCATTGCGTTTCGAACTAGCCGCGTCCTTCGAGCCTAAGCCGTTCTGCATCCGGGACTTCGTTGAGGCAGGCAACCAGGTAGTCATCACCATGGAGTCGGATGGCAGAGTTGGCGACGGGCAAGTTCTCAGCTTCTACGTGATCGACTCGATGGGCAACGAGCACCGCAGAAAGAAGAACTTTGCTGAGAAGCTCAACGTGGCATTCACCGCGCCCTCGTCGGCCGTATTCGACGTATGCTTCGAAAACAAAGCCGAGGCTGCTGGCCGCTCGTTGATGCGCAACGTCGAGGTGAACATCGAATCCGGATCCGCCGCGCGTGACTGGGACAAGATCCGCTCTGCCGAGAAGCTGAGGCCGGCCGAGgtccagctgcgccaggtCGAGGAAATGTCTGACGAGATCGTCGAGCGGCTCAACTACCTCAAGCTCCGTGAAGAGCGCCTGAGAGACACCAACGAGTCGACCAACCGCCGCGTGCGCAACTTTTCCATGGCTGTGATAGTGGTGTTTGCCGCGCTCTGCGCATGGCAGTTGAACTACTTGAAGAACTACTTCCGCGCCAAGCACATCATCTAACCGGTTTCCTACATAGCTGCATAAATAGTGTTCAGAAATGCAGATACCCTAACTTCCCCAACAGGTAGGCAAAGTCCAGGTATGTCACATAGACCCTGCTCCCCCCGGTCGCCCACGCTAGCATCTCCACCGACTGTTCCGGTTCCATGCCGACGTGCGCGGCGCACCGCTGTAAGTCCTTGAGCGTCACCGCCTGTTTTCGCGCGGGTACACGGCCAAATCGCTCAGCACGTTGAGACGCGCCAAGCAGCAGCTCCCAGTGCTCGTCAATCGTCTTTTCGTTATCCATGAAGATCAGCAGCCTGTAAGTAGCGGACATCAGTTTCTCAAAATCCACAATATCCGTACCCTCGATGCATACCCTACTAGGACTTACAAGCTCGTACCACTCTTTAGGCAGCTGCAGGTCCTCAAAGAACGCAGGCAGCTGTGCTGCAGTCATGTCATCCTGTCCCTCAGTGCAGGTAGCGTATGCGACGAGCAGCTCGTCCTCCAGCTCCCCCGGAATTTTAGCATTAAGAAAACGCGATACGGTATCATATCCCAGCTTGCCCATTAGCTGCTTGGGAGTCCTTCCATCGTCGTAGAGCAAGAATGGTCGCACTATCAGTAACTCATCTCCATGAATTAGCCTTCGAGGCCTTATCTTGCCGTCGCTATATACGTTGATGCAAAATATTTTCCGTGATGGCGACCAGAGTACACACTCATCACCACCACATATGAACTCAGGAGCATAGCCAGGCAACACGAACGGGATACTTGGTTGCTTTCTATATAACTACTACAGACCTTAGAAAGGCCTTGTGTGATATCAGGGCTTTATCGAGTTTAGAGGTTGGATTGCAAGGAGCCCAGGCGCAGGGAGCTGCCTCAAGCAATATTTAGACCGAAATATGAGTGAGCGGGAAGCCAGCGAGCCTATTAGTGAACAAGGGGTAAGCGACAATGGCGATACCTTCGCTGCCGAAGGCTCGCAGATGAAGAGACGGCTGAGTGAGGTCGACGGGGAGTCCCGGGGAGCTGTCGACGATGCCTTGGAAGGAAGCAACAGCGACGgggacgaggacgaggacgaggacgaggacgaggacgaagaCGAGGATGGAGAGGGGCCACACAAGAAACAGCGGCGCGAAAGAAACCGCTTCCTGGATATTGAGGCCGAGGTGAGCGACGACGAAGAAGATGACGAGGATGATGAGGACTCGGAGCTGGTGCGGGAGGGATTTATCACTCACGGGGACGAAGATGAGGAGGAGGATGACGCACAGGGAAGCAAGGATGACAGACTGCATAGACAGCTTGACCAAGATCTGCAGAAGTCGTCAGAGGAGGACGCTCAGAAGCTCGCAAAggagctgcgcgagagGTACGGCCGCAGTAGCTCCAAGCAGTAccgtgcagcagcacaaGATGGCTACGTGCCTCAGCGGTTCATGCTACCGAGTGTGGATACAGCCACCGTGTGGGGTGTCAGGTGCCGGCCTGGGAAGGAGAAGGATCTCGTCAAGAAACTGCTCAAGAAGAAGTTTAACCTGGATAAGTCGATGGGCTCCAAGAAATTGAAGATCCTTTCGATTTTTCAGCGGGACAGTTTCAGTGGTCGGATCTATATTGAGGCGCCGAAACAATCCGTGATTGAAAAATTCTGCAATGGTGTACCTGACATATATGTTAACCAGAAGTTGTTGATTCCTGTGCAAGAGTTACCGCTGTTGCTGAAGCCCTCAAAATCAGACGATGTGAGACTGGAACCGGGAAGCTATGTCCGGATTAAGCGAGGTATCTACAAGGGCGACCTGGCCGTTGTGGAGCAGCTGAGCGACAACAACTTAGAGTGTATGCTGAAGGTCGTTCCAAGACTAGACTACGGTAAGAATGATGAAGTTGACCCAGATACGCAACAGAAGAAGGCAAAGAAGGTCTCTTTTGCCCAAAGGCCGCCACCGCAGTTGTTTAATCCTACTATGGCGTTACGCATGGATCAAGCCAACCTTTACAAGAGGGACGAAAAGCACTTCACCTACCGGAATGAAGACTACATCGACGGTTACTTGATCAAGGTTTTCAAAATCCAGTACTTGAAGACTGCCAATATACATCCTACGGTTGAGGAGCTAGCAAGATTTGGTAGTAAGGATGGTGCAGTTGACTTGACTACTATTTCGCAGACTATTAAAAAGGCACAAGCGTCAAAAGCGATGTTCCAACCCGGTGACCGGGTGGAAATACTGAACGGTGAGCAGCGGGGATCCAAAGGTTATGTGACTAGAACATCTACGGACATTATCAGCGTTAGCCTCACAGGCTTCAACGCCAAGCCCCTTGGGTTTCCCGTCTCATCTCTGCGTAAAATCTTTGAGCCTGGTGACCATGTGTCCGTTATGTCTGGTGATCACCAGGGAGATGCTGGTTTGGTGCTTATCGTCAAGAATGGCCAAGTTACATTTGTTTCTGACCAGACCAGAGAGAACCTCACAATTTCGGCGAATAACCTAACCAAGTCCATGGACTCTACGCCGACATCGAGTGATTATGCATTGCACGATATTGTGGAGCTGAGCGCCAAGAATGTCGCATGTGTGATCCAGGCCGGTCATGATATTTTCAAGGTCCTCGATGACTCCGGAAAAGTGTCGACTGTCACCAAGGGCTCTATTTTAAAGAAAATCAATACGACTCGTTCACGCATTGCGGCAGTGGACGGCAATGGCAAAGA encodes the following:
- the SPT5 gene encoding transcription elongation factor SPT5 (Syntenic homolog of Saccharomyces cerevisiae YML010W (SPT5)), with protein sequence MSEREASEPISEQGVSDNGDTFAAEGSQMKRRLSEVDGESRGAVDDALEGSNSDGDEDEDEDEDEDEDEDGEGPHKKQRRERNRFLDIEAEVSDDEEDDEDDEDSELVREGFITHGDEDEEEDDAQGSKDDRLHRQLDQDLQKSSEEDAQKLAKELRERYGRSSSKQYRAAAQDGYVPQRFMLPSVDTATVWGVRCRPGKEKDLVKKLLKKKFNLDKSMGSKKLKILSIFQRDSFSGRIYIEAPKQSVIEKFCNGVPDIYVNQKLLIPVQELPLLLKPSKSDDVRLEPGSYVRIKRGIYKGDLAVVEQLSDNNLECMLKVVPRLDYGKNDEVDPDTQQKKAKKVSFAQRPPPQLFNPTMALRMDQANLYKRDEKHFTYRNEDYIDGYLIKVFKIQYLKTANIHPTVEELARFGSKDGAVDLTTISQTIKKAQASKAMFQPGDRVEILNGEQRGSKGYVTRTSTDIISVSLTGFNAKPLGFPVSSLRKIFEPGDHVSVMSGDHQGDAGLVLIVKNGQVTFVSDQTRENLTISANNLTKSMDSTPTSSDYALHDIVELSAKNVACVIQAGHDIFKVLDDSGKVSTVTKGSILKKINTTRSRIAAVDGNGKEIKIGDTVVEKVGARREGQVLYVQSHQIFIVSKKIVENAGVFVVNPMNVEAVASRENLIASKLDLTKMNPEIAAKMGPPSQTAQPVSVGRDVALNKTVRIRSAGYKGQLGIVKDVNGDMATVELHSKNKHITVDKRKLTYFNHEGGDGITYDELVSRRGRMPHARLGPSYVSAPRTMATGAPGAAPALSGGMTPGWSYFDGGKTPAVGSHGAGAASAWGGASSWGGQGGGATSTWGGQPGNVSTWGGQTGATSTWGGASTWGNKSTWGGASTWASGGENGAASTWGGGDRSAYGGASTWGAAGGASAWGGNKSHHRPDGSNSTWGTAPQGNRSAWGDQPAGSGSSWGGAR
- the ERV25 gene encoding Erv25p (Syntenic homolog of Saccharomyces cerevisiae YML012W (ERV25)) codes for the protein MKYTTFGIISLFLSVTWALRFELAASFEPKPFCIRDFVEAGNQVVITMESDGRVGDGQVLSFYVIDSMGNEHRRKKNFAEKLNVAFTAPSSAVFDVCFENKAEAAGRSLMRNVEVNIESGSAARDWDKIRSAEKLRPAEVQLRQVEEMSDEIVERLNYLKLREERLRDTNESTNRRVRNFSMAVIVVFAALCAWQLNYLKNYFRAKHII
- the RAD33 gene encoding Rad33p (Syntenic homolog of Saccharomyces cerevisiae YML011C (RAD33)), with amino-acid sequence MGKLGYDTVSRFLNAKIPGELEDELLVAYATCTEGQDDMTAAQLPAFFEDLQLPKEWYELVSPSRVCIEGTDIVDFEKLMSATYRLLIFMDNEKTIDEHWELLLGASQRAERFGRVPARKQAVTLKDLQRCAAHVGMEPEQSVEMLAWATGGSRVYVTYLDFAYLLGKLGYLHF